In Caulobacter soli, the genomic stretch ATCGATCTGACATCCGCCAGCTGGGCGCCAGGCGAGTACGAGAAGTACATGGCCGCCCAGGGCGTCGAGCGCACCACGGCCGGCGCGGCCACCGGCAAGAACGGCGCGGTCACCGTCGCCTACGGGGCCCTGGCGGCGCGGGCGGGCCTGGAGGCCCTCAAGCAGGGCGGCGGAGCGATCGACGCGGCCATCACCGCGGCCCTGGCCCAGGTGGCGCTGACGGCGGGCGCCCCGATCAGCTATTTTGGGATCATGTCGCTGGTCTATTTCGACGCCAAAACCGGCAAGACCCACACCATGAACGCCGAATGGAACACG encodes the following:
- a CDS encoding gamma-glutamyltransferase, yielding MDTRQPQAARAIDLTSASWAPGEYEKYMAAQGVERTTAGAATGKNGAVTVAYGALAARAGLEALKQGGGAIDAAITAALAQVALTAGAPISYFGIMSLVYFDAKTGKTHTMNAEWNTVKGETDGASIPGGILFGSDEALRGKGPPSGRTALVGGFMKGAEAAHKRFGKLPFASLFQPSIEIAENGMPVSDLL